Proteins from one Deinococcus sp. AB2017081 genomic window:
- a CDS encoding APC family permease, producing the protein MPSAQPARSRFMSWFLESNQPEPEGFYEPERVAEQQHHTQPWWKVMCLTGVDYFSTLGYQPGIAALAAGALSPVATLVLVLVTLFGALPMYRRVAQESPHGDGSLSMLERLLNYWPSKVLVLALIGFVATGFVITITLSAADATAHLVENPLLRTALEGHEVPITLGLIALLAAVFLKGFKEAVGIAVGIVVLYLTLSLVVVGHGVLEVAANPALLSNWWSALGSAYASPLATFGAALLVFPALALGLSGFETGVVVMPLVKGDPGDTPQQPAGRIRNTRTLLTTAALIMSVMLIGSALVTTLLIPRHEFWGVTSVTRTLNGADLRAGRAMIDVPLDSTTRPREVYSLTVPAERTGTYTVQADTVGGLVPITVSVLGNTADRTVPVTVTTPAGAANGRALAFLAHSRFGETFGTLYDVATILILWFAGASAMAGLLNIVPRYLPRYGMAPDWARATRPLVILFTLISALVTILFQASVDAQAGAYATGVLALMTSAAIAVFLTELRRGHRGPAAAFAVVSAIFIYTSAVTVTERPEGLWIALTFILGILVISVASRISRSTELRVQRVILDDTARRMLEDVVARGLPVRFIANRLNEGDDVEYRQKALDVRLDNHLTPGEAALFLEVAIVDASDFTSTVSVTGVRVGSHAILRATGSAVANTLAAVLLHVRDVTGVPPHVYFEWSEKGPAQNALRFLLAGEGDVPPLTHEILRVAERDAARRPMVHVGG; encoded by the coding sequence ATGCCCTCAGCGCAACCGGCCCGCAGCCGTTTCATGTCCTGGTTTCTGGAATCGAACCAGCCCGAACCCGAGGGCTTCTATGAGCCGGAGCGCGTGGCCGAGCAGCAACACCACACCCAGCCGTGGTGGAAGGTGATGTGCCTGACCGGCGTGGACTACTTCTCCACGCTGGGCTACCAGCCGGGGATCGCGGCGCTGGCGGCGGGGGCGCTGTCGCCGGTGGCCACGCTGGTTCTGGTGCTCGTCACGCTCTTCGGGGCGCTGCCCATGTACCGCCGCGTGGCCCAGGAAAGCCCCCACGGCGACGGCAGCCTGTCCATGCTCGAGCGCCTGCTGAACTACTGGCCCAGCAAGGTGCTGGTGCTGGCCCTGATCGGATTCGTCGCCACGGGCTTCGTCATCACGATCACGCTCTCGGCCGCCGACGCCACGGCGCATCTGGTCGAGAATCCCCTGCTGCGCACGGCGCTGGAAGGACACGAGGTACCGATCACCCTGGGCCTGATCGCGCTGCTGGCGGCGGTGTTTCTCAAGGGCTTCAAGGAGGCGGTGGGCATCGCGGTGGGCATCGTGGTGCTGTACCTCACGCTCAGTCTCGTGGTGGTCGGCCACGGCGTGCTGGAGGTCGCCGCCAACCCCGCCCTGCTGAGCAACTGGTGGTCGGCGCTGGGCAGTGCATACGCCTCGCCGCTGGCGACCTTCGGTGCGGCCCTCCTGGTGTTCCCGGCGCTGGCGCTGGGGCTGTCAGGCTTCGAGACGGGCGTGGTCGTCATGCCGCTCGTGAAGGGCGATCCCGGCGACACGCCACAGCAACCCGCTGGCCGCATCCGCAATACCCGCACACTGCTCACCACCGCCGCGCTGATCATGAGCGTCATGCTGATCGGCTCGGCGCTGGTCACCACGCTGCTGATCCCCCGCCACGAGTTCTGGGGCGTGACCAGCGTGACCCGCACCCTGAACGGCGCCGATCTGCGGGCGGGCCGGGCCATGATCGACGTGCCGCTGGACAGCACCACCCGCCCGCGTGAGGTCTACTCGCTGACCGTGCCGGCCGAGCGCACCGGGACGTATACCGTCCAGGCCGACACCGTGGGCGGCCTGGTGCCGATCACGGTCAGTGTGCTGGGCAACACGGCCGACCGTACCGTGCCCGTCACGGTGACCACCCCGGCGGGCGCGGCGAACGGGCGGGCGCTGGCCTTCCTGGCGCACAGCCGTTTCGGCGAGACCTTCGGCACGCTCTACGACGTGGCGACCATCCTGATCCTGTGGTTCGCGGGGGCGTCGGCCATGGCCGGCCTGCTGAACATCGTGCCCAGATACCTGCCGCGCTACGGCATGGCCCCGGACTGGGCCCGCGCCACCCGGCCCCTGGTGATCCTCTTCACGCTGATCAGTGCGCTGGTCACGATCCTGTTCCAGGCGAGCGTGGACGCGCAGGCGGGGGCCTACGCGACCGGCGTGCTGGCCCTGATGACCTCGGCGGCCATCGCCGTGTTCCTGACCGAGCTCCGGCGCGGCCACCGTGGCCCGGCGGCGGCCTTCGCGGTGGTCAGCGCCATCTTCATCTACACCAGTGCCGTCACGGTGACTGAACGCCCGGAGGGTCTGTGGATCGCCCTGACCTTCATCCTGGGCATCCTGGTGATCAGCGTGGCCTCGCGGATCTCACGTTCGACCGAGCTGCGGGTACAGCGCGTCATCCTGGACGACACGGCGCGGCGCATGCTGGAGGACGTGGTGGCCCGTGGCCTCCCGGTGCGCTTCATCGCCAACCGGCTGAACGAGGGCGACGACGTCGAGTACCGCCAGAAGGCCCTGGACGTCCGTCTGGACAACCACCTGACCCCCGGCGAGGCCGCCCTGTTCCTGGAGGTCGCCATCGTGGATGCCAGCGACTTTACCTCCACGGTCAGCGTGACCGGCGTGCGCGTGGGATCGCACGCCATCCTGCGGGCCACCGGCAGCGCCGTGGCGAATACCCTGGCGGCCGTGCTGCTGCATGTCCGCGACGTGACCGGCGTGCCCCCGCACGTGTACTTCGAGTGGAGCGAGAAGGGGCCGGCCCAGAACGCCCTGCGCTTCCTGCTGGCCGGCGAGGGCGACGTGCCGCCGCTGACCCACGAGATCCTGCGGGTGGCCGAGCGTGACGCCGCGCGCCGCCCCATGGTGCACGTGGGCGGATAA
- a CDS encoding M20/M25/M40 family metallo-hydrolase encodes MSRFPIVAVLTLLLAACSASDAPGTQATSGDSLSAQAVGADTSVLRSAVNAPGIQQHLAAFQGIASANGGTRAASTPGYDASVAYVQQKLTAAGYQVSLQTFTYPVFVDLSTLAQTAPIARTFTPGSEFVSIQYSPEGSATAAVQGVDLVLPPSPTPTSSSGCEAADFAGFVPGQIALIQRGTCTFEIKILNAQAAGASAVIIFNEGQPGRTDIDLTPVVGEVNALTIPAVFTSFAAGSTLNGATVTVNVDTEEQTRTSQNVIAQTRTGRSDRVVVVGAHLDSVDGGPGINDNGSGSAAILEIALQMANLGIQPRNQVRFAFWGAEELGLIGSERYVASLSTRQKKDIALNLNFDMVGSPNYARFVYDGDGNATPEGAGPNGSGTIENVLTSYFAAQGLASLPTAFSGRSDYGPFIEAGIPAGGLFTGAEGIKSAAEAQVFGGTAGVAYDPCYHEACDTLANVNAQALDEMGDAAAHAVLTFAQTTSAVNGTGQASGTAAANMSFRGNNAVR; translated from the coding sequence ATGTCCAGGTTTCCGATCGTGGCCGTCCTCACGCTCCTGCTCGCCGCCTGCAGCGCGTCCGATGCGCCGGGCACCCAGGCGACGTCCGGGGACTCGCTCAGTGCACAGGCCGTCGGTGCCGACACCAGTGTGCTGCGGAGCGCGGTCAATGCCCCGGGTATCCAGCAGCACCTCGCGGCGTTCCAGGGCATCGCGTCGGCCAACGGTGGCACGCGGGCGGCCAGCACGCCGGGCTACGACGCCTCGGTGGCGTATGTCCAGCAGAAGCTGACGGCCGCCGGGTATCAGGTGAGCCTCCAGACCTTCACGTATCCCGTGTTCGTCGACCTCTCCACGCTGGCGCAGACGGCACCGATTGCCAGAACCTTCACGCCGGGGAGCGAATTCGTCTCCATTCAGTACAGCCCCGAGGGCAGCGCGACCGCTGCGGTGCAGGGCGTGGATCTGGTGCTGCCGCCCTCCCCCACCCCGACGTCGAGCAGCGGCTGCGAGGCGGCCGACTTCGCCGGCTTCGTGCCGGGCCAGATCGCCCTGATCCAGCGCGGCACCTGTACCTTCGAGATCAAGATTCTCAATGCCCAGGCAGCAGGCGCGTCGGCAGTCATCATCTTCAACGAGGGTCAGCCGGGACGCACCGACATCGACCTGACCCCGGTCGTGGGCGAGGTCAACGCGCTGACCATTCCGGCCGTGTTCACCAGTTTCGCCGCCGGCAGCACCCTGAACGGGGCGACCGTGACGGTGAACGTGGATACCGAGGAACAGACACGCACCTCGCAGAATGTCATCGCGCAGACCAGAACCGGGCGCAGCGACCGTGTGGTGGTCGTCGGTGCCCACCTCGACTCGGTCGACGGCGGCCCAGGGATCAACGACAACGGCAGCGGCAGCGCCGCGATCCTGGAGATCGCCCTTCAGATGGCCAACCTGGGCATCCAGCCGCGCAATCAGGTGCGCTTCGCGTTCTGGGGGGCCGAGGAGCTGGGCCTGATCGGTTCCGAGCGCTACGTGGCCAGCCTGAGCACGCGCCAGAAGAAGGACATCGCGCTGAACCTGAACTTCGACATGGTCGGCTCGCCCAACTACGCCCGCTTCGTGTACGACGGCGACGGCAACGCCACGCCCGAGGGGGCCGGGCCGAACGGGTCGGGCACGATCGAGAATGTCTTGACCAGCTATTTCGCGGCCCAGGGCCTGGCATCCCTGCCGACGGCCTTCAGCGGGCGCTCGGATTACGGCCCGTTCATCGAGGCGGGCATTCCGGCCGGCGGCCTGTTCACCGGGGCCGAGGGCATCAAGTCGGCGGCCGAGGCCCAGGTCTTCGGCGGCACGGCCGGCGTCGCCTACGACCCGTGCTACCACGAGGCCTGCGACACCCTGGCGAACGTGAACGCCCAGGCGCTGGACGAGATGGGCGACGCGGCAGCCCACGCGGTGCTGACCTTTGCCCAGACGACCTCAGCGGTCAACGGCACGGGTCAGGCCTCGGGCACGGCGGCGGCCAACATGAGCTTCCGGGGGAACAACGCGGTCCGCTGA
- a CDS encoding MBL fold metallo-hydrolase, translating into MSALIPLAPGVSYLPGAVNSVVLEDGHGGALLVDTGLDDSHARKLLRALDSAGLTPTGILNTHSHADHHGGNTFILRRFPEMKVFAPPLEAAIITHPILEPIGLFGARPPHELQTKFLLAPPSLARLAPEPGLCRLGGVTVELIEVAGHASMMYAVRVGEVLYAADALFGPDALAKHPLVFCQDSGLQKAAAARLGGLEGVRVTLPGHGGPTEELADLVAANLATHARTTQAVLDAVRQQPATVDDLLPRVCDTLGVTMTSAGAVVLNRAVVSAHLTELLEAGAVQMQVSANRLVFGSQA; encoded by the coding sequence ATGTCGGCCCTGATTCCGCTGGCTCCCGGCGTCTCCTACCTTCCCGGCGCGGTGAACAGTGTCGTGCTGGAGGACGGCCACGGCGGGGCGCTGCTGGTCGATACCGGCCTGGACGACTCGCACGCCCGCAAGCTGCTGCGCGCGCTGGACAGCGCGGGCCTGACTCCCACCGGCATCCTGAACACGCACAGCCACGCGGATCATCACGGGGGCAACACCTTCATCCTGCGGCGCTTTCCGGAGATGAAGGTGTTCGCACCGCCACTGGAGGCCGCGATCATCACGCACCCGATCCTGGAGCCTATCGGGCTGTTCGGCGCCCGGCCCCCACACGAGTTGCAGACCAAATTCCTGCTGGCACCGCCCAGTCTGGCGCGGCTGGCACCCGAGCCGGGACTGTGCCGGCTCGGCGGGGTGACCGTGGAGCTCATCGAGGTGGCGGGCCACGCGAGCATGATGTACGCGGTGCGGGTGGGCGAGGTGCTGTACGCCGCGGACGCGCTGTTCGGCCCGGACGCGCTGGCGAAGCACCCCCTGGTGTTCTGTCAGGATTCCGGCCTGCAGAAGGCGGCGGCGGCACGGCTGGGCGGGCTGGAGGGCGTGCGCGTGACGCTGCCGGGGCACGGCGGGCCGACGGAGGAGCTGGCGGATCTGGTGGCGGCGAATCTGGCGACCCACGCCCGGACAACCCAGGCCGTCCTGGATGCCGTGCGGCAGCAGCCGGCCACGGTGGACGACCTGCTGCCACGGGTGTGCGACACCCTGGGCGTGACGATGACCAGTGCAGGCGCCGTCGTCCTGAACCGCGCCGTGGTCAGCGCCCACCTGACCGAGTTGCTGGAGGCGGGGGCCGTCCAGATGCAGGTGAGCGCGAACCGGCTCGTCTTCGGGAGCCAAGCGTAA
- a CDS encoding Dps family protein: MTKKSKATPTQAPAKATRTTGTSDGKKASGKASGTAHADAAHLSTTNNALVDHNYLSESEFGTVAETLQRNLATSISLYLKFKKYHWDIRGRFFRDLHLAYDEFIEEIFPSIDEQAERLVALGGSPMAAPVDIARYSVVEVPTETVRDARVQVADLVQDLTRVGKGYRDDSQTVDDANDPATADMYNGYAATVDKIRWMLQAMMDDDRMN, encoded by the coding sequence ATGACGAAGAAGAGCAAGGCTACCCCCACCCAGGCTCCGGCGAAGGCCACCCGCACCACCGGCACCAGTGACGGCAAGAAGGCCAGTGGCAAGGCGAGCGGCACCGCCCACGCCGACGCCGCGCACCTGAGTACCACCAACAACGCTCTGGTCGACCACAACTACCTGTCGGAATCCGAGTTCGGCACGGTGGCCGAGACCCTGCAGCGCAACCTCGCCACCAGCATCAGCCTGTACCTGAAATTCAAGAAGTACCACTGGGACATCCGGGGCCGCTTCTTCCGCGACCTGCACCTCGCCTACGACGAGTTCATCGAGGAGATCTTCCCCTCGATCGACGAACAGGCCGAGCGGCTGGTGGCCCTGGGCGGCAGCCCGATGGCCGCGCCCGTGGACATTGCCCGTTATTCGGTCGTGGAGGTGCCCACCGAGACCGTGCGCGACGCCCGCGTGCAGGTGGCCGATCTCGTACAGGATCTGACCCGCGTGGGCAAGGGCTACCGCGACGATTCCCAGACGGTGGACGACGCGAACGACCCCGCCACCGCCGATATGTACAACGGTTACGCCGCCACCGTCGACAAGATCCGCTGGATGCTCCAGGCGATGATGGACGACGACCGGATGAACTGA
- a CDS encoding DUF4385 domain-containing protein encodes MPKFDYSLNYADLDLRAHPELYRVGVGEQGVLLVQPYKGELLPHWRFATPDAARESSDTIFAMFLAYLKDGDFVGADMARKFLQMGFTRSRRYANHRGGRKYDGPVPDDRKGQSGAHGRAELPRQPEDPVKAESARIFKAKWEEAEANAEYARMKKEHKKTYG; translated from the coding sequence ATGCCGAAATTCGACTACTCCCTGAACTACGCCGACCTTGACCTGCGGGCACATCCCGAGCTGTATCGGGTCGGCGTGGGCGAGCAGGGCGTGTTGCTGGTGCAGCCGTACAAGGGTGAACTCCTGCCGCACTGGCGCTTTGCGACGCCGGATGCAGCGCGGGAAAGCAGCGACACCATCTTTGCCATGTTCCTGGCGTACCTGAAGGATGGCGACTTCGTGGGCGCGGACATGGCCCGCAAGTTCCTCCAGATGGGCTTCACGCGCTCGCGGCGCTATGCCAACCACAGGGGCGGCAGGAAATACGATGGCCCGGTGCCCGACGACAGGAAGGGCCAGAGCGGCGCCCACGGCCGCGCCGAGTTGCCCCGCCAACCCGAAGACCCGGTCAAGGCCGAGTCCGCCCGCATCTTCAAGGCGAAGTGGGAGGAGGCCGAGGCGAACGCGGAGTATGCCCGGATGAAGAAGGAACACAAGAAGACGTACGGCTGA
- a CDS encoding M20 family metallopeptidase: MSRMSSDLPDLSAMLADLHTLVSLESPSSDPVAVNRVMDVVEGWARDLGAVTRALPGGTRSMTLGVDGSGVARPLLILMHADTVWPTGTLERMPWRQDGDRLYGPGTYDMKGGIVGTVHALRALRGQWPDGGIHLLLSPDEEIGSDSSRPHIEAAARAARACLVVEPPVADSHALKTGRKGTGGYWLTLRGIASHAGNRPADGASAITAAAEAVLAVQALARPDIGTTVSAGVIHGGSAMNVIPETCTVEFDLRVSTLAEGQRVDAAVQAWRPADPRVTVDVRGGMNRPPFEQGADTLALYARARELAGTLGFDVGHESVGGGSDGNFTAPITPTLDGLGAPGDGAHAQHEHIRLDRWPAHVQLLTRLIQTI; the protein is encoded by the coding sequence AACCGCGTGATGGATGTGGTCGAGGGCTGGGCGCGTGACCTGGGGGCGGTGACCCGCGCCCTGCCCGGCGGCACGCGCTCCATGACGCTGGGGGTGGACGGCAGCGGCGTGGCCCGGCCCCTGCTGATCCTGATGCACGCCGATACCGTGTGGCCCACCGGCACGCTGGAGCGCATGCCCTGGCGTCAGGATGGCGACCGGCTGTATGGCCCCGGCACCTATGACATGAAGGGCGGCATCGTGGGCACCGTCCATGCCCTGCGGGCGCTGCGCGGGCAGTGGCCCGACGGCGGGATCCACCTCCTGCTGTCCCCGGACGAGGAGATCGGCAGCGACAGCAGCCGTCCGCACATCGAGGCCGCGGCCCGTGCCGCCCGTGCGTGCCTGGTCGTGGAGCCCCCGGTCGCGGACTCACACGCCCTGAAGACCGGGCGCAAGGGCACCGGCGGGTACTGGCTGACCCTGCGGGGCATCGCCAGTCACGCCGGGAACCGTCCCGCCGATGGAGCCAGCGCCATCACGGCCGCCGCCGAGGCGGTGCTGGCGGTGCAGGCGCTGGCCCGTCCGGATATCGGCACCACCGTCAGCGCCGGGGTCATCCACGGGGGCAGTGCCATGAATGTGATCCCCGAGACCTGCACGGTGGAATTCGACCTCCGGGTCTCCACCCTGGCCGAGGGGCAGCGCGTGGACGCCGCCGTACAGGCGTGGCGGCCCGCCGACCCCCGCGTGACCGTGGACGTGCGCGGCGGTATGAACCGTCCGCCCTTCGAGCAGGGGGCCGACACGCTGGCGCTGTACGCCCGTGCCCGCGAACTCGCCGGCACCCTGGGCTTCGACGTGGGCCACGAGAGCGTGGGGGGCGGCAGCGACGGCAATTTCACCGCGCCCATCACCCCCACCCTGGACGGCCTGGGTGCTCCCGGCGACGGGGCCCACGCCCAGCACGAGCACATCCGCCTGGATCGCTGGCCCGCGCACGTGCAACTCCTGACCCGCCTGATCCAGACGATCTGA